Proteins from a genomic interval of uncultured Methanocorpusculum sp.:
- the trpB gene encoding tryptophan synthase subunit beta translates to MKEKTGYYGEFGGRFVPETLMAALYELDGAYHRLRDDPGFKAELNSYLTEFAGRETPLTFCRNMSEHCGCKVYLKREDLVHGGAPKLNNTLGQALLAKAMGKKRLIAETGARQHGVATAIAGAALNLPVEVFMGEEDCERQKLNVFRMELMGAKVHPVSSGTKTLKDATNEALREWSKTVDYTHYLIGSVVGPHPFPMIVRDFQSVIGEETRRQCLEKEGLLPDTLVACVGGGSNAIGMFYPMLNDDIRMVGVEAGGRALTSGNNGATLNTGSPGVLHGALSYLIQNEDGQVGVTHSISAGLDYPGVGPEHSMLKEMNRVEYSYVMDDEVLEAFSYLSRTEGIIPALESAHAVSYVLKNKDDFDRDDIVVICLSGRGDKDVSSVSKMFGGDE, encoded by the coding sequence ATGAAAGAAAAAACAGGATATTACGGAGAGTTCGGCGGACGATTCGTCCCCGAAACACTCATGGCGGCTCTCTACGAGCTGGATGGCGCATACCACAGATTAAGAGACGACCCGGGGTTCAAGGCTGAACTCAACTCTTATCTGACGGAGTTTGCCGGACGCGAGACCCCTCTCACGTTCTGCAGGAATATGTCTGAGCACTGCGGGTGTAAGGTCTATCTCAAGCGTGAGGACCTTGTTCACGGCGGGGCGCCTAAACTCAATAACACCCTTGGGCAGGCCCTTCTTGCAAAAGCAATGGGTAAAAAACGTCTGATCGCAGAAACCGGAGCCAGACAACACGGCGTTGCAACGGCAATTGCCGGCGCTGCTCTCAATCTGCCGGTTGAGGTGTTCATGGGTGAAGAAGACTGCGAGAGACAGAAACTGAACGTATTCAGAATGGAACTCATGGGCGCCAAAGTTCATCCGGTCAGTTCCGGGACGAAGACGCTGAAGGATGCAACCAACGAGGCATTGCGCGAATGGTCAAAGACCGTCGACTACACCCACTATCTGATCGGGTCGGTCGTGGGTCCTCATCCATTCCCTATGATCGTCAGGGATTTCCAGTCGGTCATCGGTGAGGAAACGAGACGTCAGTGTCTTGAGAAAGAAGGGCTGCTCCCGGATACGCTTGTTGCCTGTGTAGGAGGCGGCTCGAATGCGATAGGAATGTTTTACCCGATGCTGAATGACGATATCCGAATGGTCGGCGTGGAAGCAGGAGGACGTGCCCTCACTTCTGGAAATAACGGGGCGACGCTGAACACCGGCAGCCCCGGGGTTCTACACGGAGCTCTTTCCTATCTTATCCAGAATGAGGACGGGCAGGTCGGCGTAACGCATTCCATCTCGGCAGGACTCGACTATCCAGGGGTTGGACCCGAGCACAGTATGCTGAAAGAGATGAACCGTGTCGAGTATTCCTACGTGATGGATGATGAGGTTCTTGAGGCCTTCTCCTATCTTTCGCGAACGGAAGGGATCATTCCTGCTCTCGAATCGGCCCATGCGGTATCTTACGTTCTCAAAAACAAAGATGACTTTGATCGTGACGATATCGTGGTCATATGCTTATCCGGAAGAGGGGATAAGGATGTCTCGTCGGTTTCGAAGATGTTCGGAGGTGATGAGTAA
- a CDS encoding phosphoribosylanthranilate isomerase, with protein MRVKICGITTVRDALIAEEEGADAIGIVVCSDSKRSVQVSQAREIFAALHPNTEKICVTNTQSQSDLEFILSLKPTAIQIPQNLKVPAGVGTKIYRVASGEVSLSEKCDAVVIDQSCGRGIVYDRSYAEKVVETSVVPVILAGGLTPDNVGDAIRDLRLYAVDVSSGVEKSKGIKDRKKMREFIEICRRPAV; from the coding sequence ATGCGCGTGAAAATATGCGGAATTACTACGGTAAGGGATGCGTTAATCGCGGAAGAAGAAGGGGCCGACGCGATTGGAATCGTTGTCTGTTCGGATTCCAAACGTTCTGTTCAGGTCAGCCAGGCAAGAGAGATCTTCGCCGCCCTTCATCCAAACACCGAGAAGATCTGCGTTACCAACACCCAAAGCCAAAGCGATCTGGAATTCATCCTCTCTCTCAAACCTACTGCCATTCAGATTCCTCAGAATCTGAAAGTCCCGGCTGGTGTTGGAACAAAAATTTACCGTGTGGCGTCGGGAGAGGTTAGTCTGTCCGAGAAATGCGATGCGGTTGTAATCGATCAGAGCTGTGGGCGGGGAATCGTGTACGACCGGAGTTATGCCGAAAAAGTAGTCGAAACATCAGTGGTTCCAGTGATACTTGCCGGCGGCCTGACGCCCGACAACGTCGGAGATGCCATACGCGATCTTCGTCTGTATGCCGTCGATGTCTCGTCCGGCGTTGAAAAATCAAAGGGAATCAAAGACAGAAAAAAGATGCGGGAATTTATAGAAATTTGCAGGAGACCAGCAGTATGA
- a CDS encoding indole-3-glycerol-phosphate synthase, with protein sequence MILDDICALSRERAARLAPSIRKTADETTYVPQSLIKAVKNCKGQKNAIIAEIKYKTPSDKTLNSGLDPATLSRLYEAGGACAVSVLTEPGYFSGSAENLTKAKAGTRLPILRKDFIVDEKQIYETYVMQADSVLLIADVLQDRLEEFILFCRSLNIEPLVEVRNRRDTENAVKSGALLTGINNRNLHDMSVDTKTTAELSCLLRDAGLTVISESGIKTPADVLGLKNFCDGFLIGTSLMKSVNPQKTLEAFVCA encoded by the coding sequence ATGATTCTTGATGACATCTGTGCCCTTTCACGAGAAAGGGCAGCACGGCTCGCCCCCTCGATCAGAAAAACCGCTGACGAGACAACCTATGTTCCGCAAAGCCTCATCAAAGCCGTGAAAAACTGCAAGGGCCAGAAAAATGCGATTATCGCCGAGATCAAATACAAAACTCCCTCGGACAAGACCCTTAATTCAGGGCTGGATCCGGCGACCCTCTCCCGTCTGTATGAAGCAGGCGGGGCATGTGCCGTTTCTGTTCTGACGGAACCCGGCTACTTCTCGGGGAGTGCGGAAAATCTCACCAAAGCAAAGGCCGGTACCAGGCTTCCAATCCTTAGAAAGGATTTCATCGTCGATGAAAAACAGATCTACGAAACCTACGTCATGCAGGCCGACTCAGTGCTTCTGATAGCCGATGTTCTGCAGGACCGGCTTGAAGAGTTCATCCTTTTCTGCCGGTCTCTGAATATCGAGCCGCTGGTTGAGGTCAGAAACCGGAGAGATACGGAAAATGCCGTAAAATCCGGGGCACTTCTGACAGGTATAAACAACCGGAATCTCCATGACATGTCGGTTGATACAAAAACAACAGCAGAACTCTCATGCCTTCTCCGGGACGCGGGTCTTACCGTGATATCAGAGAGCGGCATCAAAACGCCGGCGGATGTCCTTGGGCTGAAAAATTTCTGTGACGGTTTTCTCATTGGAACCTCTCTCATGAAGTCGGTGAATCCGCAAAAAACTCTGGAGGCATTCGTATGCGCGTGA
- the trpD gene encoding anthranilate phosphoribosyltransferase produces MIAECIKKVSSRSDLSVYEAKGAMQDIMSGNATDGQIGAFLMALVMKGETSAEIAAFASVMRENAVQITPKRNGMLVDTCGTGGDGKNTFNISTVAAFTAAGAGVTVVKHGNRGATSKYGSADVLEALGIKIDISPERVCEIIDENGIGFMFAQSHHPAMKYAGKVRKEIGIRSFFNLIGPLSNPAGADAQLLGVYDSSLTEKIAEVLNILGTKRAMVVHGDGYDEITTTGITQVSEVNDGQVRSYSLDPSSFGFPKADPASLFGGDSGYNARIIRSVLSGEDGPRRDIVILNAAAAIYLGDKAGSIADGIKAAERSIDSGRALEKLENLILLSGGSNDS; encoded by the coding sequence ATGATCGCAGAATGCATAAAAAAAGTCTCCTCACGCTCTGATCTGAGCGTTTATGAGGCGAAAGGGGCAATGCAGGATATCATGTCAGGCAACGCCACCGACGGTCAGATCGGTGCATTCCTGATGGCTCTTGTAATGAAGGGAGAGACAAGTGCCGAGATCGCGGCTTTTGCATCCGTGATGCGGGAGAATGCCGTCCAAATAACTCCGAAAAGAAACGGCATGCTTGTCGATACCTGCGGCACCGGAGGCGATGGAAAAAACACCTTCAACATCAGTACGGTAGCTGCTTTCACTGCGGCCGGAGCCGGAGTCACCGTCGTCAAGCACGGAAACCGGGGAGCAACCAGCAAATACGGATCCGCCGATGTTCTGGAAGCACTTGGGATAAAAATCGATATTTCGCCGGAAAGAGTCTGTGAAATCATCGACGAAAACGGCATAGGATTTATGTTTGCCCAAAGCCATCATCCTGCTATGAAGTATGCGGGCAAGGTCAGAAAGGAGATTGGTATCCGCAGCTTCTTCAATCTTATTGGTCCTCTCTCGAACCCGGCCGGTGCCGATGCCCAGCTGCTCGGCGTCTATGATTCTTCCCTCACGGAAAAGATCGCCGAAGTCCTCAATATTCTGGGCACGAAAAGGGCAATGGTTGTCCACGGTGATGGATATGACGAGATAACTACTACCGGGATCACTCAGGTGTCTGAGGTGAACGACGGTCAGGTCCGGAGTTATTCCCTGGATCCATCATCCTTCGGTTTCCCGAAAGCTGATCCAGCGTCCCTCTTCGGTGGAGATTCCGGCTACAATGCCCGGATAATCAGATCGGTTCTTTCGGGAGAAGATGGGCCGAGAAGGGATATCGTGATCCTCAATGCTGCGGCTGCAATCTATCTCGGAGACAAGGCAGGAAGTATCGCGGACGGAATCAAAGCTGCGGAAAGATCCATCGACTCGGGTCGTGCACTCGAAAAACTGGAGAATCTGATTCTCCTTTCAGGAGGCAGCAATGATTCTTGA
- a CDS encoding aminodeoxychorismate/anthranilate synthase component II, which yields MNVLVIDCYDSFTFNLCQQIGYLWGKPIVVKNDRPNDLPDSSEFERIVLSPGPGKPEDSGLCLEILKTYAEEIPTLGICLGHQAICHFFGGKVIRTGKPVHGMTSEILHDGTGLFAGVENPFKATRYHSLAAEESSLPSCLSVSARSKDDGMIMAVSHKEYPVFGLQFHPGSLLTESGDKIMKNFLNIGVIR from the coding sequence ATGAATGTTCTGGTAATCGACTGTTACGACAGTTTCACCTTCAATCTCTGTCAGCAGATCGGATATCTCTGGGGAAAGCCGATCGTGGTTAAAAACGACCGCCCAAACGATCTCCCGGACTCGTCGGAATTTGAACGGATCGTTCTTTCTCCGGGTCCCGGGAAACCGGAGGACTCCGGACTCTGTCTGGAGATCCTGAAAACCTATGCAGAAGAGATCCCCACCCTCGGGATCTGCCTTGGGCATCAGGCGATATGCCACTTCTTCGGAGGAAAAGTTATCCGGACCGGAAAACCGGTGCACGGCATGACTTCAGAGATCCTGCATGACGGGACTGGCCTCTTTGCCGGGGTTGAAAATCCATTCAAAGCAACGCGGTATCACTCGCTTGCCGCTGAAGAATCGTCCCTCCCCTCCTGTCTGTCGGTTTCGGCACGAAGCAAAGATGACGGGATGATCATGGCAGTTTCCCACAAAGAGTATCCAGTGTTCGGTCTCCAGTTCCATCCGGGAAGTCTCCTCACGGAGTCTGGAGACAAAATCATGAAAAATTTCCTGAATATAGGAGTGATCCGATGA
- a CDS encoding chorismate-binding protein translates to MPGPVGYIGFNGNLDLAILIRTVVVKDKTAYFQSGAGIVADSNPASEFIESENKAASMKAAIESAGEIA, encoded by the coding sequence ATGCCGGGGCCCGTTGGTTATATCGGGTTTAACGGGAATCTGGATCTTGCGATCCTTATCCGGACCGTTGTGGTAAAAGACAAAACTGCGTATTTCCAGTCGGGAGCAGGCATCGTTGCGGATTCCAATCCAGCATCCGAATTCATCGAGTCGGAAAACAAGGCCGCAAGCATGAAGGCCGCCATCGAGTCAGCGGGTGAAATAGCATGA
- a CDS encoding anthranilate synthase component I family protein encodes METGIIGEYGPNQVFPSAEELPELKKTLTANTLIPVYTIFTDPGISPASAYEAFKGEYGFLLESIEGNERNARYSVLGTGLLMHVTADPAICISGKYNPAKGIEGRDVSVESLNELLRCIEYQSPEIPGYAGGLAGYFSYDLALKTLSVPGIKEKPRAFPLAEFMMPEEYVIFDHVRGTITILRFLFGMDPQDIECEYAEALRQISAAKKTFCGLTSFEEKFPCENMGKAGSTYTSGISKNEFEDLVRTSKEYILNGDIFQVVISKQCAVPYESDPFRIYRQMRRLNPSPYMYFMDFSDKQVIGASPEMLIKVEGRQVTSVPIAGTRKRGKDAKEDLELEKELLADKKECAEHLMLVDLSRNDIGRVSRYGSVRVTDFMSVEKFSHVQHIVSTVEGILSDDQTSFDAFMSCFPAGTVSGAPKIRAMQIINELEPTSRGPYAGARWLYRV; translated from the coding sequence ATGGAAACTGGTATAATCGGGGAATATGGTCCAAATCAGGTGTTTCCCTCGGCAGAGGAATTACCTGAACTCAAAAAGACCTTAACGGCCAATACGCTGATTCCCGTTTATACTATCTTTACCGACCCGGGAATCTCGCCTGCCTCTGCTTATGAGGCATTCAAAGGAGAATACGGTTTTCTCCTCGAATCGATAGAAGGAAATGAACGCAATGCACGATACTCGGTCCTTGGGACTGGTCTTCTGATGCATGTAACTGCCGATCCAGCGATCTGCATTTCCGGAAAATACAATCCCGCCAAGGGAATCGAAGGCCGGGACGTGTCTGTGGAATCCCTCAACGAACTGTTACGCTGCATCGAGTATCAAAGTCCGGAGATCCCCGGATACGCCGGCGGTCTTGCCGGATACTTCTCGTATGATCTGGCGCTCAAAACCCTTAGTGTTCCCGGCATCAAAGAAAAACCGCGTGCTTTCCCTCTTGCCGAGTTCATGATGCCGGAAGAGTATGTCATATTCGATCATGTTCGGGGAACGATCACCATTCTCAGATTTTTATTCGGGATGGATCCACAAGACATCGAATGTGAATACGCCGAGGCTCTTCGTCAGATCTCTGCAGCAAAAAAGACCTTCTGTGGGCTGACGTCCTTTGAAGAGAAATTCCCGTGCGAAAACATGGGCAAAGCAGGATCCACGTATACATCGGGGATATCGAAAAACGAGTTCGAAGATCTCGTGAGAACCTCGAAAGAGTACATTCTCAACGGCGATATCTTCCAGGTCGTCATCTCAAAACAATGCGCTGTCCCTTATGAAAGCGATCCTTTCAGGATATATCGGCAGATGAGAAGACTGAACCCGAGTCCCTATATGTATTTCATGGACTTCTCCGACAAGCAGGTCATCGGTGCAAGTCCCGAGATGCTGATCAAAGTGGAAGGGCGGCAGGTCACCTCGGTTCCAATCGCCGGAACCAGAAAACGCGGGAAGGATGCAAAAGAGGATCTCGAACTGGAAAAGGAACTATTAGCCGATAAAAAAGAGTGCGCCGAGCATCTGATGCTCGTCGATCTTTCGAGAAACGATATCGGCCGCGTCTCCAGATACGGAAGCGTTCGGGTGACTGACTTCATGTCGGTTGAAAAATTCTCCCATGTTCAGCACATCGTATCGACCGTTGAGGGAATCCTTTCGGACGACCAGACATCCTTCGATGCCTTCATGTCGTGTTTTCCTGCCGGGACCGTCTCCGGAGCGCCGAAAATTCGCGCCATGCAGATCATAAACGAACTCGAACCGACATCCCGCGGCCCGTATGCCGGGGCCCGTTGGTTATATCGGGTTTAA
- a CDS encoding GTP-binding protein yields the protein MGLEEDIRAIEDEIKNTKYNKATSQHIGRLKAKLAKIKDDMVMRAIKSVGGGEGFSVKKSGDGTIVLVGFPSVGKSTLLNKLTGAQSETGSYAFTTLTVVPGLMEYKGAKIQILDIPGLIAGAAMGKGRGKEVIAVVRTADLIVILGDVFNAVHVDVLMRELYDSGIRINKPKPDITIKRTGGGGIRLNRVGAVKLGLEEVRAILGENKIMNADVLIRGSNITQDDLVDAMQGNRIYIPAFIAINKVDLISDAQRKEVEEHMREKYGVDPIMISAHKGYHIEELQDAIYEHLGFVRIYMKPYGEEADMEEPMIIRKGSTIEDICHRLHRDFVDQFRYAKIWGTSVKHDAAKVGLKHVVEDNDIVTIVTKL from the coding sequence ATGGGACTCGAAGAAGATATTCGTGCAATTGAGGACGAGATAAAAAATACCAAATACAACAAAGCTACCTCGCAGCACATCGGGCGTCTGAAAGCGAAACTCGCAAAAATAAAAGACGATATGGTCATGCGGGCAATCAAGTCCGTAGGCGGGGGAGAGGGATTTTCAGTAAAGAAATCCGGGGACGGGACAATTGTTCTTGTCGGATTCCCATCTGTTGGTAAGTCCACGCTTTTGAACAAACTTACCGGCGCGCAGAGTGAAACGGGATCATACGCGTTTACCACACTCACCGTCGTTCCGGGTCTGATGGAATACAAAGGTGCGAAGATCCAGATCCTTGATATTCCCGGACTGATCGCCGGCGCTGCAATGGGAAAAGGCAGAGGAAAGGAAGTTATTGCGGTCGTTCGAACTGCCGACCTTATCGTAATCCTTGGAGATGTGTTCAATGCCGTACATGTTGACGTGCTGATGCGCGAACTTTACGACTCCGGCATCCGGATCAACAAACCAAAACCGGATATCACGATCAAAAGAACTGGCGGGGGAGGTATCAGGCTGAACAGAGTCGGCGCAGTAAAACTCGGACTTGAAGAGGTCCGCGCCATTCTCGGTGAAAATAAAATCATGAACGCCGATGTTTTGATCCGTGGAAGCAACATAACTCAGGATGATCTGGTGGATGCGATGCAGGGAAACAGGATTTACATCCCTGCATTCATTGCCATCAACAAAGTCGATCTGATCAGCGATGCCCAGCGTAAAGAGGTCGAGGAACACATGCGTGAGAAATACGGTGTTGATCCCATTATGATCTCAGCCCACAAAGGCTACCATATTGAAGAACTTCAGGATGCAATTTACGAGCATCTCGGGTTCGTCAGAATCTACATGAAGCCGTACGGAGAAGAGGCAGACATGGAAGAGCCGATGATCATTCGCAAAGGCAGCACAATCGAGGATATCTGCCACCGGCTTCACAGGGATTTCGTCGATCAGTTCCGTTACGCAAAAATCTGGGGAACCTCAGTCAAACACGACGCGGCCAAGGTAGGTCTGAAACACGTGGTTGAGGATAATGATATCGTAACGATCGTTACGAAGTTGTAA
- a CDS encoding PAC2 family protein: protein MEKSSEGIDSGTRCMINAFHAGDDPLVRVSAEIPSSKETILIAGFPGSGLVGSIAVQYLVEALSFTHIGNIASPLLPAVSLATAGLAQAPLRLYEKGRLLVVLSDVPVSDEGSCTIPSRILEWLCARTVVTEIILIGGVVTGGDGERVFGVATTSEGIEKIKSSCQILPALNITGITGGFLTEACLRNIPATGFLVETNFDVDPRASAAGLSVISSIYGLALDTEPLIAQADSIEPMLQKLAEDVKKSDVPPTAFDEDIMYG from the coding sequence ATGGAAAAAAGTTCAGAAGGCATTGACAGCGGCACAAGATGTATGATTAATGCCTTTCATGCAGGCGACGACCCTCTGGTTCGCGTCTCGGCAGAGATACCCTCCTCAAAAGAAACAATCCTTATTGCAGGTTTCCCGGGTTCAGGCCTTGTTGGAAGCATTGCAGTTCAATATCTGGTAGAAGCGTTATCCTTCACTCATATAGGAAATATTGCGAGCCCGCTTCTACCGGCGGTCTCTCTCGCGACCGCCGGGCTTGCCCAGGCTCCTCTGCGTCTTTATGAAAAAGGGCGTCTGCTTGTCGTTCTCTCTGATGTCCCTGTTTCCGATGAGGGTTCATGCACGATCCCGTCCAGAATTCTTGAATGGCTCTGTGCCAGGACCGTAGTTACGGAGATTATTTTAATCGGCGGTGTGGTCACCGGAGGGGATGGAGAACGCGTCTTTGGGGTTGCAACGACCTCTGAAGGCATTGAAAAAATCAAATCATCCTGTCAGATACTCCCTGCCCTCAATATCACCGGGATTACCGGGGGATTTTTGACGGAAGCCTGTCTGAGGAACATTCCTGCCACCGGTTTTCTTGTTGAAACGAACTTTGATGTTGATCCTCGCGCCTCAGCTGCCGGTTTGTCTGTCATCAGTTCTATCTACGGCCTCGCGCTTGATACAGAGCCGCTTATCGCCCAGGCCGATTCCATTGAACCTATGCTCCAGAAACTCGCCGAGGATGTGAAAAAGAGCGATGTGCCTCCAACTGCGTTTGATGAAGACATAATGTACGGGTAA
- a CDS encoding DUF5611 family protein: MQEYEVKRGNTSTLEERIKTGFPDIFGVKPTVKDGHYMISYGSMSRLEVWAGEKNKTLMMDTETDATILSMPDEQADPIILDTNKKFRTYLDFVTCFTTKERVKRAKKAAEKEE, translated from the coding sequence ATGCAGGAATACGAAGTAAAGCGCGGGAACACCAGCACTCTTGAAGAAAGGATAAAAACAGGGTTTCCAGATATTTTCGGCGTCAAACCGACGGTAAAAGACGGCCATTATATGATCTCCTACGGAAGCATGTCACGTCTGGAAGTCTGGGCCGGAGAAAAAAACAAGACCTTGATGATGGATACGGAAACGGATGCGACCATTCTTTCCATGCCCGATGAACAGGCAGACCCAATCATTCTGGACACAAATAAGAAGTTCAGGACCTATCTTGATTTTGTCACCTGTTTTACCACAAAGGAACGGGTAAAACGGGCAAAGAAAGCAGCCGAGAAGGAAGAATAA